The DNA window TATATAAATTGGCACACTGACCTATATAATTTCCtagaaaaatatacgtatatctacTTTAAATACCAagataggaaataaaaaaaaaaaaaaaaaaaggaaagaactgTCGGGCTTGCTTGCACACAGGTACTATTACACATACATGTAACACGAATGCCGAGCTCACCGACAGTAAACGTTCGTAAAAACTTGCACATGTATTTGTCTCACGCATGATTTTTCTTACATATAGGCAcctacacgcatacatacgaTGGATACTGACCTACATAATTCTTGGAAGAGCCCAGActttttatttccatataGGCTCgtagatattatattctcttctttttaaaacaaCTATCAACAAAGTCACAAAAaatgtacaatattttttctgaCAGCtgattcatatatttattacgcaTTATTAATAACGCAAACTTATCCATTattacaatgaaattttaaagaaaatttcaatagtATGACCttacaaaagaaatttattattttatataaaataattttaatacatttctatattctttaacattaataactttgaATTGTTTTTCGTTATGCTAAGTTAActgtgtatataatttttgtagaCGTTCGATCCATCTTTCTCGCACGCATATACTTTCTTTCGCACAATTCATATCAttcaatattgaaataaataaaaaaatctatcCTTTTAACATATTCAATGAGAATTGACATTAAATCATTATGCGATCCTTTACTCGATCTCGATCTACCTTATAGGTATCATTAgcgtatatatagtatgtatagTCAGGGTAGCAGTGATGTAACTAGGACACGAGATAAGACATTACGCATCGTATAAAACCACGCGTGATACTGTTGTAAAAGAACGAACATGTTCCATGTTTCTCTCATGTCATTTGAAAAGCAACCCTTCGTTTTGCATTCATTTAAGAAAACTTTAAAACTTGTCGTTGCTGTAGATCCAAAGATCCATCATCAAGATAATGATGAATTAGAAAAGTAGGGTGGACGATCTGCAGAACAGGCGCGGTCGCGCGATCATCGAAGGTTTCGACGAACAGGTGCTTGGCTATACAGGTGTTGGCGCTCCTGACTACTGATAAGAAACGAAACCCGTGACGTCAGATCGGCGCAGGTAGAGTATATGAGCGGACACGGAGAGCCATCCACGTCACTCGTTCTTCTACCTTCGTCAGACGTTCGTTTGTgcaaattcatttttctcaaGTAAACCTACGGAAATCAGATTTAAATTAGACTTTCTTTCTACGTTATCGGGAAACAAGATTTACGAGATTGGAAAAGGAATATTTTAGATCTTATGATCGATCTTGCGATCTCTTACGATAGATCTTGCGATTCGACCACAGTCgaggaagggaagagagagagagagagagagagagagagagagagagagagagagagagagagagaaagaaagagagagagagaaagagagagagagaaagaaagataaagcgAAAGGCGAGTTTTATCAGTGATCAAGGGTGGTCCAAATAACAGGTAAGCtaaagggaggaagaaaggagaagttGAGTCTCGGAAGCTCGCAAAGAAGAAGATCGAGGAAAGGAGAAGGTGGGTCGTGCGAGCCGCGTTAAAAGCACTCGTGACCTCGTGGACGACGCAGCTGGAATTCGTCGCATCACGGCATTGCCTTTTCATGTGTAAATTTCGAGGGATTACGATCGCTACCGCACTCTTTCgtacgacgacaacgacgacgaggactaCTGCACGGTTCGACCTTCTATTACTCCGATTACATAACACCATCGGTACCACCTTCGAAAACGAGatcttacaatttttattgatcttcGTTCGAAACATCGCGTTCGAttttatcttgaaaactttcgccttcttttattcattcatcaacggagaaaaaagtaaaagagatttTCATTCGAGATAAAAGATTTTGAACTTTGCTCGGTCTTGGTaaagaaacgatattaaaaatctatacTTTCTTGACGGGGTCACCGGATACGAGCTGTTTTAAGAATGAGTAAAATCGAGCTGTGTTTATGTTCTTGGTCATTGTTAACTGCTGCAAATCGCTGAACGACTACTCGAGTCATTTCGTACgtaatattctataatatttctgtGTTGGCAAGAAAACCGATCGAACAGCTGTTTAACATACATCGATGTctcgatggaatataatacCGAATTATGGCAGCACCCTCGCGTTCTTATGTAAATTATACTTTTAAGAGATACACTCGGTTACAACACTGAAACGATTGCCACGTGTTAGACGAAAGATTATGCATTTTTTACTTTGGCAACGTTACAAGACTACCTTCGTTACTCGTTGCTCGATGACGAAATTTAGAGAGTCGTAACAATGCCACGTCAAAAGAatcattgaaagagagagagagagagagagagagagagagagagagagagggagagagaggaagagagacgcGCACAAGCGAGCtatatttttctcaatttttttcgttattcccGCTAATCATAATGAGTTATTTAAACGACTCTTTTTGCCATTgatttttcatcgataaaaggaaaatatatacagAAAAGTAAAAACCGCGATAACTCGAAAATAAAGCGACTTTCATTTGAAGTGTAAAAGATATTACGTTGGCAATGATTTTCGGCGATAGTAAGGTGAGTTGGTTCGTTATCGCGTTATCGCATCGTCGACTGATAATGGACAATCGCGACTCCTCTCGAAGATGATACGATACGATGAGATTTCTGTCGTTGGACTTTATGTATAGCAGAAAGAAGTTATTACTAACAATTAaaagcacacacacacacacacacatataatctTGCATTGTATAAAAacagaattctttttctttttttattttacgaaatgtttttcttttggaatAGTTCAAACTTTAAGCTCGCTGGAATTCagaaataaatgcaaaatcgtttaaaataataatctatgaTACTCTTTCGGAGTCATCTATCAactcataataatattctcatAAATTCTTATCATTTCAGTGTTTCCCTAGCATTACCTTCATAGATAAAACTTGAAGCGTCGAATCAAGAAAGACATTCCGGAAACTTTCAAATATATCTCGACAAGATAAATACGGCTTtcggaaaagagagacagtTCGTAGCTTGAACAAACATTTGATTAAAACGAACGTACTTGTCTGAATATtgtattaaacaaaaaagaaaaaagtatcgtTACCTCGATCTAATAATCTAAATCATCTACAAGAGAGTAGAAGACGTACGAGAGaatagcaaaaaaagaaaaaaaaaaaaaaaaaaaaaaagaaaaacgaaacggaGTGCAGTAGCCTCGGAGCAACGCGTTTTACCCTGTTTAAGCAGTTGCTCGTAAGAGGTGAAAATGTCATCTGAGCAAACACCTTAAGAGTCGCaacttttttatatctctccGTAGTTTGTTCGGGCATTAGTCGATGTGCGATAATTGCGGTAGACTTTGCGAGTAAAGACTTCTCATGTAATTAAGATCATTTCGATGCCgagaatattttatcatttcatcCTAAAAGATCTTTCGCTGTGTGCGTACGTACGCGGCATCTATATTCTGTAGAAATTAATTCTGAAagttaaaaaatcaattaattacaaGTACTcctcgataaaaaatttatatatttcataattaattttactcaCTGTAGGTGCATCGAAAttttggaagaaaaagaaaaagaaaaaaaaaagaaaagaaaagatgagacATAATCGCATCTTAAGTAGACAAAGTCGAGCAGGATCCTATAGTATCGGTCTAAAGAAAGTGTTAACAACCGATGGCACGAGCTAACGCGAGTAGCTCATGTTTGCCATGCAATCAGGTGGCAACGCTAAAGAGGGAGAAGTAGCTCGCACCTCCCCGATAACGAGCTCGAGAAGCGAGTTTGAGGCACGCTTTCCGTGCTATTCGATGTTTCTCCTAGCATGCGTTCGCATGCGTTGCGTTCACGGCACCCTGGAGGCTAATCCTTTGATACTCCTCGAACTAAAAccattaagaaaattattatttcgaaagaacTCAAGGACGaagatttttatcgttcttatgtcACATCATTATATTCTACAACtcgataaaatgattaagTATTTTTTTGTAGCGCTTCACAATCATCAGCAAAGAATCAAAGTGtttgagaaaatgaaaacgaggCGCGAACTATGAAGAGAGCTATCCATCGACAGTATGGTAAAAAGAGACACTGTCATGGAGTTGCTCTCTTTGTGGACGCCGTCCGATACAACGAcgatattttatctattttctcaCGTCCTGAGGAACATTGGAAGCTATCGAATGTCATCGAGAAGTTAACGAGTAAGTAATCTTTCTCATCGAAAACTCGAAATAAATCCATTACGATCGATGACCAATTTCTCTTCATGGGGAAACGAATTAAAGGATGTGGACCATATTCTGAGGTCATTCATTCGTTGGAACGAATCCAAAATGATATTTCCCATTAGTAAAGACTGCAAAAGTCGATGGGGAAGTCTCACACGTTccgttgttttctttctctctctctcgcttacACGCTTCCTGCATTTTGCCTcgtcgattttaattattcctatttcttCTCCCTTCCGTATTTGTGACACGTTGAACTTCAATACCTGTCCCTTATTTCTTAACTACGTGTATaggttctttatttctttttctttttctttttatataagcaATTATCCATTTTGCAAATACGTATACTCACTTGCTTAACGTAGCTATAGACATTTAAATGCATCTTCTCCGATGTGGTTAGAAAGGCACAACATACGCATTGTCCTCCCCTTACGTCACTTCGTAGAAATTGTCGAACTCGTGTGATCGTCTATGCGTAaactaaaagaagaaagaaaaaaagaagaagaaggaggagaagataaaacgtcgagagagaaagacatctCGACAATGTACGATCGAAACAATAGCAGCGAGACCATACTGAATGAAAGGGGAATGTCGAAATCATCGAAGGAAACGTAACACCCATCGTCGTATTTCATTGCTTTTTGTTCGCTCAATGAAACTCtatgaaatatttcctttccAAGTATATCTTTCGCACGTATTTGCTTATCGGAAATGTGGAAAAGGTTTATTGCAAAAGATTCCTCGTTGAAAAGAGATGGACCAGACTAACGGCACCAGACGACAAACAAAAGTCATTATACTTTCGAGATATTACGTTTGATAGCGCATATAGAGGAGAACATAAGCTCGGCATTGCGTTCGTAATTCGCGATATACCATCATAAATAACTCCATTTAATTATCGCGATAAGCAAGCGAGTTCGAACTCCACCCATCTTGTTCGAGAGAAACGCGATCTTTCCTACGTGTAATAATGCGTAAGAACGTGCAACATGTAATGTGTTAGTAACGCGAATATCGaacaaggagaaagaaaaattaaatttcaaaaatcgCGCCCGGAACGATCGAGCAAAGTGATTGGTCGAACGAAGGGTGTCATTAAATCGTCAAAATCTaacttttatagatattaaaaattgttaaaaacgTTCGATGGGCTTTATGAAAAGTATGAAAAGtaatactttctctttttttatgccGTCTTGCGATCAAGTTGAGATAAGAACTATAGGCTAATAAATTGTTAAGTGTCGAGAAGAAACCAAATGTAATTATCGTCACCACGAATACATTGgcaaagatatagaaagaaagagagagagagagagagagagagaaagaattcttCCGGCAAGTGCGTGTTTCATAACGCTCGCATCTTCGGTTTTGTAGAGAGACACACTAGACGATTACGTGCTTaatgtatgtgcatatatatatatatatatatgtgtgtgtgtgtgtgtgtgtgtattgtaTTGCACGTGTAGTAGATTTACTTAAACTACTTAAATGTATTTGCTGCACAGAAGACGTACAAGCTCGTAAATGTCTTTTCGAACGTCGCGAATAATcgagcctctctctctctcactctttttaaCTCTTTCTTAATTCTAATAAGAAAAGTCATAACGACTGCAAAAGATATTTGTAACGCtcgaaaaagaatcgaaaaagACAGAAGAAATTATACGTTCGAATAATCAACAAGTAGTTGATTAGATGTATGttcaatgtatatatgaaatttctaataatagaaTTTCTTTGTGAAAAAAAGGCCTGTTTTCCAATGCATAATGTtatctaaagaaagaaaaagaagaagaaaaaaaaaaaaaagaaaaaagaaagaaagaaaaaaaagaaaagaaaaatgataattgttcCATTCGAATTATAAATGAGcccaattttattttcgacgatcatctttgaaaataacgcgtgacgatatttttcttatctagtttatctatagatataggtatatacatacatacgtaggaAATCCCGAGGACACTTGGTACGTGTTTACTGGAAATTTTTGAGCTCGACACTTATCTTCGAAGCCAAAGACGAAATTTCGAAACGTAAAACTTAACCTCCATTTTAATATCTTCGTAATCTACTCGTCCTGaaagaagattaataaaagaaattggtAAGTACATTCAAAATGTACATATGATAACAAAGTCATTCGTTGATCTTCTTATTTAGAATTAAAGAATAAGTTATTGCTTTCGTTGGCGCGTAAATGGGAAGTAAATGTAATATGTACGAAAAATTTCTTACCAAATTTGATTCAccgagatagaaaagaagaaatgcgCAAATCAAATTCATTATCGAGCATTTGATTCTTTCGACGTTTAATTTACACAAGTTGAACCTCGACCTCGCGCGCTATATCATTTAGAAGATAATCCACAACGATTTATTTCCGTTATAAAAATCTACGATTCCCTCTAAAATTGCAatgattcgttttttttttcgttacgtAAAGAACGCATTACGTTGTCGTTCGTAATTGAACGATCGTCTAATCTTAATTCTTTCGAACGATCCtcataattctttctttttatttcttgaccatttaacatgaaaacgtattaaatattataaactatGAATGTACGATTAGATATTTCAATGATTGTGCCGATTGAATTGTTCTAATGGCGTCATCAGATTTGATTTTATCTAACGACAgataaatatgttattttacATCGATAAAGGTATTATcgtagttttatatatttaaaagtatatgTGGGAATACGTACCAAATACattagattaaaagaaaatgaacattttgtagaaaataattcaatcaaGAAGAACCGTTCGACATCTTTCCCGCGCAAACGATAGGCATACGTTATGAGAAAACAAGATAggcaaattattaaaaaatttgtaactagttcgaataaatatgaaattacgcaaataatttcgtttgttagttttacaatttctattatactttaatacttataaacgaattataaaatgatcttGGTTATGAACAAACATCTAATTTCCTATTAATATCAGCTATATGTACTGCTAGGAATTATTTCGCAGCAACTTGCCTGGTTTCTTCGAAAAGTGAAGTTAGGCACAATATGGATGCCGGAGGTCAATAAGTCGTTATTCCTCAACAATATTCTTGCAAAATGGGAAATCAACTAGTGGGCATTGCCCCCAGCCAAATATTTCCAGTAGAACATTATTTAACAGATCACAATGATTTACTATTCGATGTTAAGTAAGTAGCCTAAccttattcgattttattaatatcatctgTTACCTGTAAACCTGTCAAAAAGTGTACATGACAATTGATATACATTGTTGATCTACACATAGAAaaactattgttgttatgtaGCCTAGGAAGCACTAGATTTTTCAAAGTAGCACGAGCACGAAGCGAAGAGGGATTGATAGTAGTTAAAGTTTTTGCAATACACGATCCATCATTACCACTGTCAGCTTATAAGGAGAAAGTAGAAGAGATTAGATCAAAGCTTGCTTCTGCAGTTAATTGTTTACCCTTTCAAAGAACAATTGTAAGTCTTATTAAAtgttaaagaataattatatactcatctgtaaaaattatattaagaagACTATATGCATTTATTAGTTGACAGAAAAGGCTGGCTCAATAATGAgagaatatgtaaaatattctttgtatGATAGAATTAGCACTAGGCCATTTTTAACAAGCATTGAAAAAAAGTGGATTACCTTTCAAGTTCTCTATGCGCTTCATCAAGCTCATAAGGTAAATCTATAATGGTTGATAGTTTGTAAAGTAAAGTTAtaccattttttgttttcctttgttttgttttattttaatagtttGGAGTTTGTCATGGAGACATAAAActagaaaatataatgataaccAGCTGGAACTGGGTACTGCTAACAGATTTTGCAAGTTTTAAACCAACCTATCTGCCAGAGGATAATCCTGctgatttctcttttttttttgacacgtcaagaagaagaacgtgCTATATAGCACCCGAAAGATTTGTAAAAACGCTTTCCTCTGAATTGAGCAATACCATATTATTACCGGAACAAGAAGTCAAAACTGGTGATTTGAATCCAATGATGGATATCTTCTCCGCAGGTTGTGCTTTAACAGAATTATACAATGAAGGACATCCACCATTTGACTTTTCCCAACTTTTAGgtatgtttaataattttaatagtctagatttaatatataataagaatgtaatggaattttataaattgaattgTTTTATTCCTTTGTGTTATCTCAAGCATATAGGAATAATGAATATTCGGTTGCCAAACATCTGGATTCTATAGAAGATGTTGGTATAAGAGAACTACTTGGTTCTATGCTAGAAAGGAACCCTACAAATCGAAAATGTGCCGAGATTTATTTAGCACAAGCTCGTGGAACGGTCTTTcctgaatatttttattcttttctacaGTCTTACATGCTTATTTTCTCAGCAGCGCCCATTCTTTCACCggatgagaaaataaatagattgaaaaaagatattggaaatattataaGCATATTTAAAGCAGAAGAAACTGAGAGGATAAAGATGAATCAAAAGAACGGCCAATGCGCGAGTAATCCAGAATCCACAAAAGAAGATTCTGGTCAAAGCGAAGAAAATACAGTAATTGAAACTGACAGTGATCAAAGTTTTGATAAGAGTGAATTAAATCAAGTAGATCAGAAAACCTCATCAATACCTGATACTGGCTGTGATATTGCGACTGAACAGAATTCTCATGCTAAACAATCTCAAGTGGAGAAAAATAGTACGGAGGTggataaaaaaagtattactCCTGCTGAGATTTTAGAAGGTCTTGTTATCGTAACGCAACTTGTAACCTCCTGTATAAGGGGTCTACATCATTCTCAATCTAAATTACAAAGTTTAGAAATTATGCTTGAATTGGCAGAAAATACGTCGGACGAAACGATTCTTGACAGGATTTTGCCATATATTGTGagtgaatattatttatcatgttATAGA is part of the Vespa crabro chromosome 21, iyVesCrab1.2, whole genome shotgun sequence genome and encodes:
- the LOC124431342 gene encoding phosphoinositide 3-kinase regulatory subunit 4 isoform X4, yielding MGNQLVGIAPSQIFPVEHYLTDHNDLLFDVNLGSTRFFKVARARSEEGLIVVKVFAIHDPSLPLSAYKEKVEEIRSKLASAVNCLPFQRTILTEKAGSIMREYVKYSLYDRISTRPFLTSIEKKWITFQVLYALHQAHKFGVCHGDIKLENIMITSWNWVLLTDFASFKPTYLPEDNPADFSFFFDTSRRRTCYIAPERFVKTLSSELSNTILLPEQEVKTGDLNPMMDIFSAGCALTELYNEGHPPFDFSQLLAYRNNEYSVAKHLDSIEDVGIRELLGSMLERNPTNRKCAEIYLAQARGTVFPEYFYSFLQSYMLIFSAAPILSPDEKINRLKKDIGNIISIFKAEETERIKMNQKNGQCASNPESTKEDSGQSEENTVIETDSDQSFDKSELNQVDQKTSSIPDTGCDIATEQNSHAKQSQVEKNSTEVDKKSITPAEILEGLVIVTQLVTSCIRGLHHSQSKLQSLEIMLELAENTSDETILDRILPYIFHLVHDPAPRVRVSAIHTLTKCLHLVKSIPPSDVNIFPEYILPGLSHITQDEAVIVRAAYAENIAHLAHIALRYLENSHLSNLGNKEGPKPSYDSELQTLHEMVQQSVSMLLTDPQNLVKQTLMENGINKLCVFFGKQKANDILLSHVITFLNDKEDKELRGSFFECIVGVAAYVGWHSSPILMPLLQQGLADPEEFVTTKAINAMTTLTELGLLHKSALYQLLSETMIFLVHPNLWIRHATVGFISASARTLNVVDVQCKVQTMIQPYLKHPLIQIEKEVLLLEALVAPILRIIYDEVIKCNDIEKLFQVLEQRQSARVEASTGIVPRYNDMSISLSKTFEFRIHDGNG